The genomic window AAAATGATAAAGAAATGTTTTTTTTTAGTTTTGGCTTTAGCAGTATTTGCTAATAGTTATTCACAGGGTACCGTTATTTATAAAGTAATGTTTGCTCAGGAGTATGATTCTGATTATAAGCCAACGGATCCATTAGGAAAGAAAGTTAAGGAAGGAAAATCAGCGAGTCTTGCTAAACAGGTATTTTTATTAGAATTTGATAATTCTAAATCTAAATTTACTCGTAATAATATTTTATCTCTTGATGTTAGTAAGGAAGAACAGCGATTTGATAAAATGGCTAATAGTTATTCCAGTACTTATGATTATTATTTAGACAACATTTTAAAATTAGGAATGTTTCGTTATGTAAATAATGGAATGCTTGTCAAACAAAATATTAAAAATAAAGAATGGAATATTACAACAGAAAGTAAAAAAATAGGGGATTATTTGTGTTATAAAGCGATATATCTTAAAAGTTACATGAATTGGAAAGGAGACAATATTACAGTTCCTGTTACAGCATGGTTTGCTCCTAGTCTGCCTTATAGATATGGCCCTAAAGAATACTTTGGCTTACCTGGACTAATCTTAGAATTGCAGGAATCATATGGCGTATTTCTCGCGACTGAGATAAAAATTGATAAAAACAAAGAGATGAAGTTTGAATTTCCAAAAGGAAAGGCTATTACTCAGGAAGAGTATGATAAATACCTTTCTTCATTTATAAATAATAAAAGTTAAAGATCTCTAAATATACTTAATTATTGTTTTTCTTCTAATAACACAAAGTGCTCAAAAAGAAAGATTTAGATATAAAAATACTAGCGGATTGGTCTAATTTTAAAAAGAATAAGAAAGATTGTAATAAAGCCACAGTCAATTAAAGAGAAGGGTTGCATTTTTTAATGATTTTATACTTTCTTAATGTTAATAGAATAAATTATAAAATGATTAGATTATTTGCGATTTTATTGTTTTTAAATTCTTTAGTTGCCTTTTCTCAGGGGTATGTCTTTACCGGTGTAGTTTCCGACGATGCATCTAAACCTTTAGAATCTGCAAACGTAATTGCCAAACCGATACAGGAAAAAGCAAGTTTAAAATTTGCTGTTGCAGACAATAAAGGGCGCTACAAATTAGAACTTGAAAAAAATGTAGCATATGAAATTACGGTATCTTATATTGGTTATATCGAAGAAGTTTTTATTCTAGAATCCTCATCAGACATAATTGCACATGATTTTCATCTTAAAGAAACTGGAGAAAACCTCAAAGAAATTGTTATCAAACATGAGTTCAAGCCTATAATCGTAAAAAAAGATACTTTAGTGTTTGATGTCAACAGTTTTGCAAATGGCAACGAACGTAAGATGAAGGAAATCTTAGAGAAATTACCAGGCGTTGAGGTCGACAAAAAAGGGATAGTTACAGTGCAAGGTAAAAAAGTAACTAAAATGCTCGTCGAAGGAAAATCTTTTTTTGGTGGCGGATCTAGATTAGCAGTAGAAAATATCCCTGCAGATGCTTTAGATAAAATCGAGGTTATAGATCATTTTAATGAGGTAGGTTTTATGAAGCAGGTTTCAGATAGTGATGACCTAGCCATGAATGTAAAACTAAAGGAAGATAAAAAGAAATTTGTTTTTGGAGACGTAGAAGCTGGTGCAGAGGTTGGAGCAGGCGATAATGGTTTTTATCTGGCACATATTGCTTTGTTTTATTATAGTCCAAAAACAAATGTGAGTTTTATAGGTGATGCCAATACTATTGGTAAAAGTACATTTACATTTGATGATTTAATGCGGTTTGGCGGTGGCGTAAGTAGTTTTCTTTCAGGGAGAAAATCATTGTCTAATTTGTCTTCTTTTTCTAATGACAATACCGATGTTTTAAAAAATAAATCACAATTTGGTGCATTTAATTTTAGTCACGATCTTTCTGCAAAACTTTCTGTTTCAGGTTTTGGAATATTTTCTAAAGCTTTAATGACTTCCAGAATTGAAAATAATATTGAATATTTAAGTAATACTGCAATTGCATTTGAAGATAAAGACAGAAATGCAAAGAATAGAGCTGTACTTGGTGTTGGTAATGTAAAGCTGGATTATTCGCCATCTAATAAAGAAAAATGGTATTACAACGGACAATATCAATCAAGTACAAATGATTTGGAAAGTGTTTTAAATTCAACAACAAATTTAGGCATTTCTACTTTTGAGACTATTAATAAAGCAGATAATATTTCGGTGAAACAGTACGTCGAATGGCATAAAAGTTATAATAACAGTAATACGACAACATTTGTAATTAATCAGGCTTATAATAAAATTACCCCAATAAATAATTGGTTTACAAATGAGCCTTTTTTGCAAGGACTAATACCTATGGAGAAAGACGATAATTATACTTTAAATCAGATAAAGAAAACAGAAGCCAATAGCATTGATATGCTTTTTAAGCATTACTGGATTATTAATAATGCCAATCATTTATATACTGTTGTAGCGAATAATCATGAATATTCAGCTTTTCAGACTTCTGAAAAGCAAATTTTAACCGACGGCTCTATTAATGACTTTTCAGATAAAGGTTTTGGCAATAATATTAAATACAAATTAAATGACGCCTACATTGGTTTAGAATATAAATTCAGGGTAGGAAAATGGGTCAATAAACCAGGATTGTATTTTCATGGCTATCACTTAAATGCCATTCAAAATGATAATGATCATACTGTTACAAAAACACTTTTTCAACCACAATGGAATAGTGATTATGAGTTTAATAAGTCTGAAACCTTGAGTTTTACTTATAAATTGGAAAATAGATTTCCAGAAGTTAATCAGTTAGCAGACAAATATACTCTAGAGTTTTATAATACTGTTTTTAAAGGTAATGCATTATTAGAAAATGAAAAATATCACACAGCCAATTTACGTTACTCAAAAATGAATTCTTACAGAGGAATTATTTGGAATGCAATGCTTAATTACTCTAAAAAAACAAAAGTCATTCGCAATGAAGTAGAATTAGATGGCATAAATCAATTCAATACTCCTGTAATGACTGATAATCCTGAAACAAACATTGGTTTTAATGGCTCATTTTCTAAGCGAATTTATAGATTCAACTTAAAGTTAAATACAAGATTATCTTGGTTTGAATATTCACAAAAATTAAACAATATTACAACAATTAATAAAAGAGATAGTCAGGATATTGGTTTAGTTTTTAAAACAGCATATAAAAAATGGCCAGATATTAGCGTTGGCTACACTAAAGGTTTTAGCAGTTTTTCGGGTTTGACCAAGTCACATTTTCAAACAGATGCTATTACATCAGCGTTTGAAATTACAATTCTTAAGTTTTGGATTTATAAAATCAATTATGATTATTTAAAAAACACATATAGTAAAAATCAATCCAACTTTTATGATATGTTAGATACGTCAATATTTTATCAGAAAAAAAATAATCCTTTTGGTTTTCAGCTGAGCGTAAATAACCTTTTCGATGTTAAAAAGAAATATAGTAACAAGTTTTCAGATTATATGATCAGCGAGCAGTCAGTTTATATTTTGCCAAGAGCTATTATGTTCACAGTCTCTTATAAATTATAGATTTTTAATTATATACATGCACAACACTTCCAGAAGATTCTACACGATATTGTTTCATCGGGTATTCTTTTCCGCCAAGTCCTGTAAACAAATTATATTGAGTTTTATCGCAAGAACAAACAGCATAAATTCCGTCAATAGTCATGGCGGTGCATGATGTGAGTGCTTGGTTTGGACATGCCGCATCAAAAGCGGTGTAAGTTCCTTCACCCGTTTTCATTACCATAATTCCTTTTGCCCCATAGTTAGCCACATAAACAGGATTGCTCGGAAAGATCAATTTATTGTAAGTTGGAAGATTGGTATCCAAATAAGCATTTATAGAATAATTAGGAATATACGGATTGTTATTGCTTCTGTTGTTGTCGCTGCATGAAAATAAAACAGCTGTAAACGCGATAAAGAACCAGATTTTTTTCATTATTTTAATAAGAATTAGTGAAACAAAAATAATTTATTTAGATTTGAAATCTATATGATTAACATATAATTATGTACTATTAAAAATTATAGTATATTTGTGGTAAGAAAATCCCGTCGCGATGGGATTTTTTGTATTTATATAAACGATGAAGTTATGAGTAATGTATCTTATTATACAGCAGAAGGTCTAAAGAAATTAAAAGATGAATTGGAGCACTTAAAAAGTGTAATGCGTCCAAAGGCATCTCAAGATATTGCAGAAGCGAGAGATAAAGGGGATTTGTCTGAAAACGCAGAATATGATGCTGCGAAAGAAGCACAAGGTTTATTAGAAATGAGAATTGCTAAGCTGGAAGAAGTATATTCAAATGCAAGATTAATTGATGAGTCTCAATTAGACGTTTCGAAGGTTTTGGTTTTATCGAATGTAAAAATCAAAAATCAAAGTAACGGTATGGAGATGAAATATACTCTTGTTGCAGAAAGTGAGGCAGATCTTAAAACAGGTAAAATCTCTGTAACTTCTCCTATTGGAAAAGGTTTACTAGGAAAATCTGTTGGAGAAGTTGCTGAAATCACTGTTCCTAACGGAGTTTTGAAATTTGAAATTCTTGAAATCTCAAGAGACTAATTTTAGTTTAACCGTTTAATCGGTTAAACAGTTAAACGATTAACCCAAAAAAACCATGAGTTCAATATTCACTAAGATAGTAAACGGAGAAATTCCCGCATACAAAATTGCTGAAGACGATAAATATTTGGCTTTTTTAGATGTAAATCCAAATGCTAAAGGGCATACGCTTTGCATTCCAAAACAAGAAATCGATAAGATTTTTGATATGGAAGAAGAAGATTATTTAGGCTTAATGAAGTTTTCTAAAAAAGTAGCAGCAGCCTTAGAAAAAACGGTTCCGTGTAAAAGAATCGGAATTGCCGTTGTTGGACTTGAAGTTCCTCATGCCCACGTACATTTAATTCCGTTAAATGAAATGGATGAAATGCGTTTTCAAAATAAAGTTTCTCTTTCTAAAGAAGAATTTGAAGCTTTAGCAAAAGATATTCAGGCGAATTTATAATGTTTTCACGAAATTTCAGACGAATTATAAGTTCGTTTTAAAGATTCGAAAAGAACTTCAATTTCGCTCAATCTTACAAATAGATAATAAAAGTGCAGTAAATAATTTTACTGCACTTTTTTATTTAATAAGATTTGAAAAGTAGTTCCTTTTCCTATTTCAGACTGTAATACTTTTATATTTCCATTATGGTATTCTTCAACAATTCTCTTCGTTAAAGAAAGACCAAGTCCCCAGCCGCGCTTTTTGGTAGTAAATCCTGGTTCAAAAATGGTTTTAAATTGTTTTTTAGAAATTCCTGTTCCAGAATCTTTCACATTAATTTTCACATTAAAAGCATCTTGCTCAATTTTAAGGTCTAAAGTTCCTTTTCCTTTCATAGCATCAATAGCATTTTTAACCAAGTTTTCAATAGTCCAGCTGTGCAAAGTTGGATTTATCATTGCAAAAATTGGTTCCTGCGGTGCCTGAAATGAAAACACGACTTGTTTTGAAAAACGCGACTGAAGATATTCGTAAGCATTTTTTGTCTCTTCTACAATATTATGAGACTCTAAAACTGGAACCGAACCAATTTTAGAAAAACGGTCCGTAATAGTCTGCAGACGTTCAATATCTTTTTCAATTTCAATACTGATCGAGGGATCAATTTCTTCTGTTTTTAATATTTCGACCCATCCTATAAGAGACGACAGCGGTGTTCCAATTTGATGTGCTGTCTCTTTTGCCATTCCTGCCCAAAGCTTATTTTGAGTCGCCATTTTGGTGCTTTTATAAAAATTATAAATTAAAGCAACACATAAAACGATAATTAGAAGTAATGCAATCGGATAATATTTGAGTTTATTTAGTAATCCTGAATTTCCATAGTATAGTGTTTGGTATTTTCCAGGTGCATATTCAAAAGTTATCGGCTCATTTTCATTTCTTAATTTTTTTAAATAACCTGCTCTTTTTTTCTTATTGTTTAGAATTTCGTCTGGAACATTTGTAGCGCTCACAACTTTGTCATACAATATTACTAAAGCAGGAATAGAGGTATTATTATTGATAATTTGAAGCGGCAGTTCGACATCGGTATTTTCGTTTGCATTTACAATTGTAATTTGTGCATTTACAAAAAGTTTCATCTTCAAACGTTCTTCATTTTTAAAGATTTGGAAAAAAGTATAAGTGTTCCAAAGAATTAGAGAAATGATAATAAAGCAAACGGAAATGATGATCCAACGGGTTGTATTTGTTCTTTCTGAAAAAGACATATCAATTATTTTGTGGTATAAATATAACGAAATATACACATTTTATATTTTGCGAATGCCGAAAGTTTTTTTGTTTTATCTGTAAAACAATTTCTCATAATTAAACCATTTCAATACTTTTGCAGGTACCAAAATGAGATTTGGTTTTAAATTAAAAAGTATGATAAGTATTAATCCAAAAGAGATTCCAACAGCGCAATTGCAAGGCTATCTGCAAAGTGCGGTGGGACCGAGACCAATTGCTTTTGCAAGTACAATCAGCGAAAAGGGAATTCCGAACCTGTCACCGTTCAGTTTCTTTAACGTTTTTAGTGCTAATCCTCCAATATTGGTTTTTTCACCGTCACGCCGCGTTCGTGATAATACAATCAAACATACTTTAATTAATGCCGAAGCAACTCGAGAAGTTGTTATAAATGTTGTAAATTACAACTTAGTACAACAGACGTCTTTAGCAAGTACAGAATATGGAGACGGAGTAAACGAATTCATAAAAGCCGGCCTAACGCAGATTCCTTCAGATTTAGTAAAACCCTATCGTGTAAAAGAGTCTCCCGTTCAGTTTGAATGTAAGATTACGCAGATTATTCCGTTAGGAGAAGAAGGCGGTGCAGGAAATTTAATTTTATGTGAAGTTGTAAAAATTCATATTCACGAATCTATTTTAGATGAAAATGGATTAATTGATCAGCATAAAATTGATTTGGTTTCGAGACTTGGAAATAACTGGTATTCAAGATCCAACCAAGGACTTTTTGAAGTTGCAAAACCATTGACAACACTGGGAGTAGGCGTAGATGCTGTGCCCGATTTCGTAAAAGAAAGTGATGTTTTTGATGGAAATGATTTAGGTAAATTAGGCAACATTGAAGCCTTGCCTACAAAAGAAGAAGTTAGTATATTTGTGAAAGAAAATTTTTCTGTCAAAGGAGTTTTAAGTTCAGATGACCAGAAAAAAGTACACTTAGAAGCCAAAAAATATCTTGACAACGGCGATGTTGAATCGGCTTGGAAAGTGCTTTTAGCCAAAAAATAAAAGAAATAGAAACAATAATTAATATAGACGAAGATGGAAGTTACAGGAAAAGTAAAAGTGGTTAACCCAGAGCAGCAAGTTAGTGCCTCATTCAAAAAAAGAGAGTTAGTTGTTACTACTGAGGAGCAGTATCCACAACATATTTTAATCGAATTTACACAAGATAAATGCGATTTGTTGAGTAGCTATAAACAAGGAGAGGCAGTAAAAGTTTCTATCAATTTAAGAGGAAGAGAATGGGTTAATCCACAAGGAGAAACTAGATATTTCAATAGTATTCAAGGTTGGAGAATCGAAAGATTAGCAGATGCTGCTCCTACACAAGCACCGCCAATGCCAACAGCAGAAACTTTTGCTCCAGCAACAAACGTTAACGAAGACGAACCAGACGATTTACCGTTCTAAACGTAAACTTTAAATTCCAAAAAGATAAATTCCAAATTCCAAAGCATGAAGTTGTATTTGGAGTTTGGAATTTTGTTTTTGAATTCATTTTTCGATTCACACGCAGAGAGTTTACAGCGGGTTTTGTCATTTCGACCGAAGGGAGAAATCTTCGGTAGTAACTCTACAAAGATCTGTCAGTTCTGTGAGGAGTTTCTCGTGAAGATTTCTCCCTTCGGTCGAAATGACAAATCAGATGTATTTTGAATTTTAAAATTGATTATAAAAAATGCATTACATATTCAAAGACTTATTTTTTCCGCCAGTCACAGAAGCAGATGAAGAAGGTGTTTTGGCTATTGGAGGCGATCTCAGTCCAGAACGTTTACAACTAGCTTATAAAAGCGGCATTTTTCCGTGGTTCAATGAAGGCGAGCCTATTCTTTGGTGGGCGCCAGATCCCAGAATGGTATTGTTTTTTGATGAATTGATAATATCCAAAAGCATGCGGAATGTCTTAAATAGGAAAATGTTTAAAGTTACTTTCAATAAAAATTTCAAAGAAGTAATCTTAAATTGCCAGCAGATAAAACGTGACGGTCAGAACGGAACTTGGATTTCTAACGAAATGATTGATGCTTATTGTAAATTAAATGAAGACGGAATTGCTAAATCTGTTGAGGTTTGGCAGGATGAAACTTTGGTTGGAGGTTTGTACGGAATTGATCTCGGAAATGTTTTTTGTGGAGAAAGTATGTTTTCTAAAGTTTCAAATGCCTCAAAAACAGCTTTTATTGCTTTAGCATTATATTTGCAAAAAGAAAACTATAAATTATTAGATTGTCAGGTTTATAATCCACATCTAGAAAGTTTAGGATGCCGTGAAATTGACCGCGAAGAATTTATGTCTATTTTAAAAAATAAATAAAAATGAGTGCAGTATACAGTGTAAAAGAAATTTACATTTATCCAATAAAAAGTCTGGCAGGAATAAGCTGTAAAGATGCTGTTGCCCAAGAAATGGGATTTGAAAATGACCGCAGATGGATGTTAATTGATGCAGATAATCAAATGATCACGCAGAGAGAACATCCAATCATGAGTCAGTTTTATCCACAAATTGCTGATGGAAAACTTAGTTTAGTTTTTGAAGAACAACAACATGAATTTTCTATTGATGAATATATAAATGCTAAAATTGAAACAACTGTTTGGGATGATAAAACAGAAGTTTTTGAGGTTAGTAAAAACACTTCAAAATGGTTTAGCGATTGTTTGGGTTTTGAATGTAAACTAGTTAAAATAAATAATCTTGGAGACCGCAGGCATGAAAGTTCCAAACTCAAAGAAACTTTTAATGTTAGTCTAGCCGATGGATACCCATATTTATTGGTTGGAACAGAAAGTATGGATGTCTTAAATGATAAATTAGAACAAAAAATTACTGTAAAAAGATTTCGTCCTAACATTGTTATTAATACTGAAAACGCTCACGAAGAAGACAATTTTACTACTTTTAAAATTGGAGAAGTGGAGTTTAAAAACATTAAAATCTGCGAAAGATGTATTATGGTCAACAATGATCCAGAGAAAGGAATTGTAAAAAAAGAACCACTAAAAACACTCAGCAAATACAGAAGGGTAGGTAATGCGGTTTTTTTTGGAACTAACATTGTCAGTTTAAATTCGGGAATTATAAGTGTTGGGGATGAGGTTGTATTTTAAAAATTCAGCTTTGTAAAGTTCCAGTTTAAAGTATTAAAAATTACAAGCTCGTTTTTTAAAGTTGGTAATTCCAAAATTAATTTTAAGGTTTCGTGTGCCATCATATTGCCAATAATTCCGGGAAGTGTTCCTAAAACTCCATTCAAATTACAATTCGGAACATCTTTTGGATCTGGCATTTCTGGAAATAAATCACGCAGATTTTTACTTCCGTTATGATTAAAAACCGCAATTTGTCCTTCAAACTTTAAAATGCTTCCGTAAACTAATGGTTTTTTAAGCTGAACACAAGTATCATTGACCAAATAACGAGTCGAAAAATTATCAGAACCATCTACAATAATGTCAAATTGTTCTATAATTTTTGAAGCATTTTCTGAAGTTAATTTTTCATTAATCTCAACAGTTTCAATCAGCGGATTTAATTTAGAAATAACATCTTTTGCCACAACTGCTTTGTGCTGGCCAATTTCGTTTTCGGTATATAAGATCTGTCTGTGCAGATTATGAATTTCAATCGTATCAAAATCCATAATTCCGATAAAACCAACTCCGGCCGTTGCAATATATTGTAAAATAGGGCAGCCCAAACCACCAGCTCCAATTACTAAAACACGTGCTTTTTTTAATTTTTCCTGACCTTCATCACCAATTTCAGGGAGAATAGTTTGTCTGTTGTAACGAAGGAATTCTTTGATAATGCTCATTTTTTTAATTGTGAATTGTGAGTTGTGAATTGTAAAATTTTAAGTCCACAAACCTTAAACCTTAAACCTGAAACCTGAAACGTTTCAACTATAAACTTTATCCCAATCTTTCCAAACAGGTTCGTAGCCGGCTTTTTTAATAATTTTTGAAATTTCAGCTACAGATCGTTCGTCGCTTATTTCAAATTGTTCTAATGATTGCGGATCAACAACATAACCACCTGGATTTGTTTTAGAACCAGCGCTCATACTTGTAACTCCGATTGGAATAATATTGTT from Flavobacterium fluviale includes these protein-coding regions:
- a CDS encoding GLPGLI family protein, coding for MIKKCFFLVLALAVFANSYSQGTVIYKVMFAQEYDSDYKPTDPLGKKVKEGKSASLAKQVFLLEFDNSKSKFTRNNILSLDVSKEEQRFDKMANSYSSTYDYYLDNILKLGMFRYVNNGMLVKQNIKNKEWNITTESKKIGDYLCYKAIYLKSYMNWKGDNITVPVTAWFAPSLPYRYGPKEYFGLPGLILELQESYGVFLATEIKIDKNKEMKFEFPKGKAITQEEYDKYLSSFINNKS
- a CDS encoding carboxypeptidase-like regulatory domain-containing protein; this encodes MIRLFAILLFLNSLVAFSQGYVFTGVVSDDASKPLESANVIAKPIQEKASLKFAVADNKGRYKLELEKNVAYEITVSYIGYIEEVFILESSSDIIAHDFHLKETGENLKEIVIKHEFKPIIVKKDTLVFDVNSFANGNERKMKEILEKLPGVEVDKKGIVTVQGKKVTKMLVEGKSFFGGGSRLAVENIPADALDKIEVIDHFNEVGFMKQVSDSDDLAMNVKLKEDKKKFVFGDVEAGAEVGAGDNGFYLAHIALFYYSPKTNVSFIGDANTIGKSTFTFDDLMRFGGGVSSFLSGRKSLSNLSSFSNDNTDVLKNKSQFGAFNFSHDLSAKLSVSGFGIFSKALMTSRIENNIEYLSNTAIAFEDKDRNAKNRAVLGVGNVKLDYSPSNKEKWYYNGQYQSSTNDLESVLNSTTNLGISTFETINKADNISVKQYVEWHKSYNNSNTTTFVINQAYNKITPINNWFTNEPFLQGLIPMEKDDNYTLNQIKKTEANSIDMLFKHYWIINNANHLYTVVANNHEYSAFQTSEKQILTDGSINDFSDKGFGNNIKYKLNDAYIGLEYKFRVGKWVNKPGLYFHGYHLNAIQNDNDHTVTKTLFQPQWNSDYEFNKSETLSFTYKLENRFPEVNQLADKYTLEFYNTVFKGNALLENEKYHTANLRYSKMNSYRGIIWNAMLNYSKKTKVIRNEVELDGINQFNTPVMTDNPETNIGFNGSFSKRIYRFNLKLNTRLSWFEYSQKLNNITTINKRDSQDIGLVFKTAYKKWPDISVGYTKGFSSFSGLTKSHFQTDAITSAFEITILKFWIYKINYDYLKNTYSKNQSNFYDMLDTSIFYQKKNNPFGFQLSVNNLFDVKKKYSNKFSDYMISEQSVYILPRAIMFTVSYKL
- a CDS encoding Rieske (2Fe-2S) protein, whose amino-acid sequence is MKKIWFFIAFTAVLFSCSDNNRSNNNPYIPNYSINAYLDTNLPTYNKLIFPSNPVYVANYGAKGIMVMKTGEGTYTAFDAACPNQALTSCTAMTIDGIYAVCSCDKTQYNLFTGLGGKEYPMKQYRVESSGSVVHVYN
- the greA gene encoding transcription elongation factor GreA, whose product is MSNVSYYTAEGLKKLKDELEHLKSVMRPKASQDIAEARDKGDLSENAEYDAAKEAQGLLEMRIAKLEEVYSNARLIDESQLDVSKVLVLSNVKIKNQSNGMEMKYTLVAESEADLKTGKISVTSPIGKGLLGKSVGEVAEITVPNGVLKFEILEISRD
- a CDS encoding HIT family protein, with translation MSSIFTKIVNGEIPAYKIAEDDKYLAFLDVNPNAKGHTLCIPKQEIDKIFDMEEEDYLGLMKFSKKVAAALEKTVPCKRIGIAVVGLEVPHAHVHLIPLNEMDEMRFQNKVSLSKEEFEALAKDIQANL
- a CDS encoding sensor histidine kinase codes for the protein MSFSERTNTTRWIIISVCFIIISLILWNTYTFFQIFKNEERLKMKLFVNAQITIVNANENTDVELPLQIINNNTSIPALVILYDKVVSATNVPDEILNNKKKRAGYLKKLRNENEPITFEYAPGKYQTLYYGNSGLLNKLKYYPIALLLIIVLCVALIYNFYKSTKMATQNKLWAGMAKETAHQIGTPLSSLIGWVEILKTEEIDPSISIEIEKDIERLQTITDRFSKIGSVPVLESHNIVEETKNAYEYLQSRFSKQVVFSFQAPQEPIFAMINPTLHSWTIENLVKNAIDAMKGKGTLDLKIEQDAFNVKINVKDSGTGISKKQFKTIFEPGFTTKKRGWGLGLSLTKRIVEEYHNGNIKVLQSEIGKGTTFQILLNKKVQ
- a CDS encoding flavin reductase family protein, with protein sequence MISINPKEIPTAQLQGYLQSAVGPRPIAFASTISEKGIPNLSPFSFFNVFSANPPILVFSPSRRVRDNTIKHTLINAEATREVVINVVNYNLVQQTSLASTEYGDGVNEFIKAGLTQIPSDLVKPYRVKESPVQFECKITQIIPLGEEGGAGNLILCEVVKIHIHESILDENGLIDQHKIDLVSRLGNNWYSRSNQGLFEVAKPLTTLGVGVDAVPDFVKESDVFDGNDLGKLGNIEALPTKEEVSIFVKENFSVKGVLSSDDQKKVHLEAKKYLDNGDVESAWKVLLAKK
- a CDS encoding DUF3127 domain-containing protein, producing MEVTGKVKVVNPEQQVSASFKKRELVVTTEEQYPQHILIEFTQDKCDLLSSYKQGEAVKVSINLRGREWVNPQGETRYFNSIQGWRIERLADAAPTQAPPMPTAETFAPATNVNEDEPDDLPF
- the aat gene encoding leucyl/phenylalanyl-tRNA--protein transferase, producing MHYIFKDLFFPPVTEADEEGVLAIGGDLSPERLQLAYKSGIFPWFNEGEPILWWAPDPRMVLFFDELIISKSMRNVLNRKMFKVTFNKNFKEVILNCQQIKRDGQNGTWISNEMIDAYCKLNEDGIAKSVEVWQDETLVGGLYGIDLGNVFCGESMFSKVSNASKTAFIALALYLQKENYKLLDCQVYNPHLESLGCREIDREEFMSILKNK
- a CDS encoding MOSC domain-containing protein, producing the protein MSAVYSVKEIYIYPIKSLAGISCKDAVAQEMGFENDRRWMLIDADNQMITQREHPIMSQFYPQIADGKLSLVFEEQQHEFSIDEYINAKIETTVWDDKTEVFEVSKNTSKWFSDCLGFECKLVKINNLGDRRHESSKLKETFNVSLADGYPYLLVGTESMDVLNDKLEQKITVKRFRPNIVINTENAHEEDNFTTFKIGEVEFKNIKICERCIMVNNDPEKGIVKKEPLKTLSKYRRVGNAVFFGTNIVSLNSGIISVGDEVVF
- a CDS encoding HesA/MoeB/ThiF family protein, producing MSIIKEFLRYNRQTILPEIGDEGQEKLKKARVLVIGAGGLGCPILQYIATAGVGFIGIMDFDTIEIHNLHRQILYTENEIGQHKAVVAKDVISKLNPLIETVEINEKLTSENASKIIEQFDIIVDGSDNFSTRYLVNDTCVQLKKPLVYGSILKFEGQIAVFNHNGSKNLRDLFPEMPDPKDVPNCNLNGVLGTLPGIIGNMMAHETLKLILELPTLKNELVIFNTLNWNFTKLNF